The DNA window TGACCGTCGCCAAGACCGGACCTTCGGACACGTCCACTCAGTATGCGCAGGGCGGAATCGCCGTGCCGGCAGAGTTCGCGAGCGCCGATGCCATCGGTTCGCACGTATACGACACGTGCGAAGCGGGCGGTGGACTGTGCGATCCAGTGGCCGTCCGATCGATCGTCGCTGCAGGGCCGGACGCGGTCGCGACATTGGAGTCGTTCGGCGCGAAGTTCGACCGCGGGGCCGACGGTGGGCTGGCGCGAACCAGGGAAGGTGGGCACCGCGTCAGGCGGATCATTCATGCCGGTGGCGATGCCACCGGAGCGGAGGTCCAACGTGCGCTGGATATCACCTCTGGCATGGCACATTCAGGAGAAGTGCTGTTCGGGACCACCGCAGTACGGGTCCTGACAACCGACCGAGGAGTGGTCGGCCTGCTCGTGCACTCGGGAAGCGGATACGGCGTGATTCACTGCCCGGCCGTGCTTCTCGCGACGGGGGGACTCGGGCAGTTGTACTCCTGCAGCACCAACCCACCCGGTGCCACGGCCGACGGGATTTCCCTCGCCCTCGACGCCGGGGCGGACGTCGCCGATCTCGAATTCGTGCAATTCCATCCGACGGTTCTGTACGAAGCAGGTTCGACCGGTAGGCGACCGCTCGTCAGCGAAGCAGTACGCGGCGAGGGCGCGCACCTGGTCGACCTCGATGGCCAGAGGTTCATGGAGGGAGTCCACCCGCTCGCGGATCTTGCTCCGCGAGATGTGGTCTCGCGCGCTATTGCCGAGCGGCTGCGGATCACCGGCACCGACCACGTTCTCCTCGACGCACGTTCGATCGACGACTTCCACACGCGGTTCCCGACGGTGGCGGCATCCGCGCTCGCGGCCGGAATCGATCCGCTCGTGGACCTCGTACCCGTCGCTCCCGCAGCCCACTACTCGTGCGGTGGAATCGTCACAGACGTGTGGGGGAGAACGGGCGTGGACGGTCTCTATGCGGCTGGCGAGGTTGCCAGGACCGGCATGCACGGGGCGAATAGGTTGGCGTCGAACAGTCTCCTCGAAGGCCTCGTGCTGGGCCGACGTGCCGGCGCTGCGGCTGCCGAGCGTCGCGGGCTACCGACTCCCGACGTCGCTGTGTACCTTCCTTCGATGCGCCGACTTCGGCGGCCGGACCTGCAGCAGCTGATGACCGAGCATGTGGGGGTCGTTCGCGACGCCGACGGGCTCGCGTTCGCCGCGTCTGCGCTGTCCGCACTCGCCGAGACTTCGGCGGATGACGCGGACGGTATCGCGACGTCCGCTCTCGACCCCACGGTCACGGCATTCGAGGACTCGGCGTTGACGCTGACCGCATCAGCTCTCGTGACTGCGGCTGCCGAACGCAAAGAAAGCCGCGGTTGCCACACACGGCGTGATCACCCGACGAGCTCGGAGGACCTGCGACACAGCATTCGGATCCGTCTCGGCTCCGATGGAGAGCTGGAATCGCGACCGTCCCCGATCGGCGACACACACGCACAGACCATGACAGGAGTGAGCTGACAGTGAACGCGCTGACGACGCAAGGATTGGACGTGGAGGAAGTGCGCGCGCTGGTCACCTCCGCACTCGGCGAGGATCTGAAGTACGGGCCCGACGTCACCACTATCGCCACCGTGTCCGCCGACGCGGTCGCCACGGCATCCGTCGTATCCCGGGAGTCCGGAACCGTCGCGGGGATCGATGTCGGCCTGCTGGTGTTGGACGAGGTGCTGGGAGCAGGGTCTTACGTAGTCGAGGATCGGGTGGTCGACGGCACGGAGGTGGTGCCTGGCCAGAGCGTCCTGACAATCACCGGTCCCACTCGCGGGCTCCTGACAGCGGAACGCACGATGCTGAACTTGCTGTGTCACCTCTCCGGTATTGCGACGGCCACCGCGGCCTGGGTTGCAGAGGTCGCCGACACCGACACAAAGATCAGGGACAGTCGAAAGACCCTGCCCGGGCTGCGCGCGTTGCAGAAGTACGCCGTACGGGCCGGGGGAGGCGTAAATCACCGTATGGGTCTCGGCGACGCGGCTCTGATCAAGGACAACCATGTTGCCGCGGCAGGTTCGGTGGTCGCGGCGCTGAAGGCGGTGCGGGCCGCGGCCCCGGACATCGAATGCGAGGTCGAGGTCGACAGTCTCGAGCAACTCGACGAGGTGCTGGCCGAGGATGTCGGTCTGGTTCTACTGGACAACTTTCCGCTGTGGCAGACGCAGATGGCCGTCCAGCGGCGCGCCAAGCTGTCTCCGAAGACTCGGCTCGAGTCTTCGGGCGGACTGACTCTCGACGTCGCCCACGACTACGCGAAAACTGGGGTCGACTATCTCGCGGTAGGTGGACTCACTCACTCGGTCACTGTGCTCGACCTCGGGCTCGACATGTAGTTCGGCGAGTCTTGTAGATTCGTTTCGATGTCCGACATGCAGAGCGTTCGCCTCGACAGCTGGATCTGGGCCGTGCGCTTGTTCAAGACGCGATCTGCTGCCGCGGCTGCCTGCCGCGGTGGGCATGTCCGCGTCAACGGCACGCCGGCGAAGGCGGGTCAGCGCATCGGACCCGACGACGAGATCAGGCTTCGAGTCGACGGTCTGGAGAAGATCGTCGTCGTCGTCCGCATCGTCGCCAAACGTGTGGGTGCGCCGGTCGCGGCCGAGTGCATGATCGACAGAAGCCCGCCACCGCCGCCGAAAGAAGTCCTCGCCTCGCAACCCCGCCGAGATCGCGGGGCTGGGCGGCCGACGAAACGTGAGCGTCGAGACCTGGACAGATTGCGCGGGCTGGCTCTCTGATCGGTCGTCAGCGCCTAGACCTCTTGCTCCGAGGTGTAGCGGGACGCTGAACCTTCTTGGCGGGTTTGGTAGGCCGCGGTTTCTTGGTCTTGTCCGGTGCGGTAGGCGTCCCGCGTGAGCTACGGACCGAACGGCCACGAACGATACCGACGAATTCCTCGACGTTGTCGGTTGTCTCCTGGCTCGGCCATGCAATCGCGATCGGCGAGCCGGCGACACCGTCGACCGGCCGGTACACGAGATCCTTGCGTGCGTGTAGACGCGCTATCGATTGCGGCACGATCGCGATTCCCAGCCCAGCAGCTACGTATTCGACGAGTTCGCTGGTGGACTCGATCGGCGGTAACGCAAGTCGAGTGCCGTCCGCCACCTCCGAGGCGATGGCGGTCCACTCCGGAACTTCGTCGAGATCGTGAAGGAGGTGCTCGTCCGACAGATCGGACACCGAGATTCGATCGAACGCCGCAACCGGATGATCCTTGGGTACCACCACTACGGGTACCTCCTCGTACAGTCCGATGACGCTCAGCCCGTCGCGGTCGACCGGCAATCGAACGAAAGCCACGTCCACGGCACCCTCCCGCAGCAACGAGAGCTGGGTGTCCGGTGTGGACGGTACGAGGTCGATCGCGATCTCGGGAAAGCGCTCGGCCCAGATCCGAACCCATTTCGTCGGGGTGACACCCTCGGTGTATCCGACTGTCAGAGTGTGTAGCTGCGAGGCTCTGAGCGCGGCTTCCTCGGCGACACGACGTTCTTCCTCGTCGACGAGAACGCGAGCCGTCGAGAGAAACTGAATACCGTCCTCGGTCAGTTGCGTGGGCGATGCCCCGCGAACGAACAGTGGGTAACCGAGTTCGGTTTCGAGTTCGATCACGGCCGCGCTCAGGGTGGTGCGGGCGATGTTCAACGACTTGGCGGCGCGCGCGAAGTGCAGTTCCTCCGCCACAGCGATGTACCAGCGGAGAGTCTGTACCTCGAAGTTCACGCGTCCAACACTAGGCGACACAATCGATCGTTCGACGACGGTGGCATTTCGCGATCCATCGGGAAGTTAGGCTGTGCGAGTGAGCCCGGAGAAGAAACCACAGAACATGAAGCCCCTGACCGCGGCGAACAAGCTCGGCATCTACCTGCCAGCCGCCCCCGAGGAGTTCCAGTCCACTCCCGTGAGCAGGGCCGATCTCGATGCGCTGCGTGCCGATCCGCCGCAGTGGTTGGTAGAACTCCAGAACAACGGTCCGTTTCCGAAGGACGTCATTGCGCGCCGGCTCGGCATCTCCATTGCGGGTCTTGCTCGTTCCGGAGTGACCGACGCCCTCACGGCCGAGCAGATCGATTCGCTGCTCGAAGAAAAGCCGGACTGGCTGGTCAAGGAACGCCGCACGCAGGACGAGGTCCGCGCGGAGGCCGAGCGCGTCAAGGCGAAAGACGAAGCTCGTCGGGCAGCGAGCAATCGGCCACAGAAGCTCCGCAAGTGATCAGGTACTGACCCTGCCGTCGAGATAGAACCACCGTCCGCCCTCTCGGACGAACCGACTGCGCTCGCGGAGCTCACCGCCTCCGTCGGGATGGCGATAGAACGCACTGAATTCGACCCAGCCGTCGCTGTCGAGCAGACCACCGGCCCCGGTGCCGTGAATGTCGAGTCGGTACCACCGCTGAGCTGGGTCCAATTCGAGAACTGCGGGTCTTGTGGTCGGGTGCCAGGTGTCGAGCAGGTACTGAGCGTCACCGACGCTGAACGCGCTGTACCGCGACCTCATCAACTGCTCCGCTGTCGGAGCCGTCCGGGAACCACTGAGAAACGGCCCACAGCACGAGTCGAATCGTTCGCCTCGTAAGCATGGGCACAGACTGCTCCCGCGCATGGTCCAGGCCCCCATCAGATCGGATTCGAGCGTCGAACGGTCGCAAGGAAAGCTGCTGCGAAGAAGAACAGCCCGGCGAAGGTCCTGTTCATCGTCACCTGCTGCCGCTGCGAGCGCATGACTTTGAGCACTCGCGATGCAAGCGAGGTGTAGCCGGTCATCACCGCCGCATCCACGGCAACCATCGTCGCAGCGATGATCAGATACTGCGGCGGAAGTGCGGCGGACGTGTCGATGAACTGCGGTAGGACTGCCAGCATGAAGACGACTGCCTTCGGGTTGCTCGCATTCACCAGTAATCCGCGGCCGAGCATCGAAATGCCCCGGTCGGCGATCGGTGGTGCTTCGGCGATCTCGGTAGG is part of the Rhodococcus sovatensis genome and encodes:
- a CDS encoding L-aspartate oxidase, producing MTPEVSVHWERSADLVVVGGGVAGLSAARAASRAGSTVLTVAKTGPSDTSTQYAQGGIAVPAEFASADAIGSHVYDTCEAGGGLCDPVAVRSIVAAGPDAVATLESFGAKFDRGADGGLARTREGGHRVRRIIHAGGDATGAEVQRALDITSGMAHSGEVLFGTTAVRVLTTDRGVVGLLVHSGSGYGVIHCPAVLLATGGLGQLYSCSTNPPGATADGISLALDAGADVADLEFVQFHPTVLYEAGSTGRRPLVSEAVRGEGAHLVDLDGQRFMEGVHPLADLAPRDVVSRAIAERLRITGTDHVLLDARSIDDFHTRFPTVAASALAAGIDPLVDLVPVAPAAHYSCGGIVTDVWGRTGVDGLYAAGEVARTGMHGANRLASNSLLEGLVLGRRAGAAAAERRGLPTPDVAVYLPSMRRLRRPDLQQLMTEHVGVVRDADGLAFAASALSALAETSADDADGIATSALDPTVTAFEDSALTLTASALVTAAAERKESRGCHTRRDHPTSSEDLRHSIRIRLGSDGELESRPSPIGDTHAQTMTGVS
- a CDS encoding LysR family transcriptional regulator — encoded protein: MNFEVQTLRWYIAVAEELHFARAAKSLNIARTTLSAAVIELETELGYPLFVRGASPTQLTEDGIQFLSTARVLVDEEERRVAEEAALRASQLHTLTVGYTEGVTPTKWVRIWAERFPEIAIDLVPSTPDTQLSLLREGAVDVAFVRLPVDRDGLSVIGLYEEVPVVVVPKDHPVAAFDRISVSDLSDEHLLHDLDEVPEWTAIASEVADGTRLALPPIESTSELVEYVAAGLGIAIVPQSIARLHARKDLVYRPVDGVAGSPIAIAWPSQETTDNVEEFVGIVRGRSVRSSRGTPTAPDKTKKPRPTKPAKKVQRPATPRSKRSRR
- a CDS encoding YchJ family protein, with the protein product MRGSSLCPCLRGERFDSCCGPFLSGSRTAPTAEQLMRSRYSAFSVGDAQYLLDTWHPTTRPAVLELDPAQRWYRLDIHGTGAGGLLDSDGWVEFSAFYRHPDGGGELRERSRFVREGGRWFYLDGRVST
- a CDS encoding RNA-binding S4 domain-containing protein, with the translated sequence MSDMQSVRLDSWIWAVRLFKTRSAAAAACRGGHVRVNGTPAKAGQRIGPDDEIRLRVDGLEKIVVVVRIVAKRVGAPVAAECMIDRSPPPPPKEVLASQPRRDRGAGRPTKRERRDLDRLRGLAL
- a CDS encoding DUF5997 family protein; the encoded protein is MSPEKKPQNMKPLTAANKLGIYLPAAPEEFQSTPVSRADLDALRADPPQWLVELQNNGPFPKDVIARRLGISIAGLARSGVTDALTAEQIDSLLEEKPDWLVKERRTQDEVRAEAERVKAKDEARRAASNRPQKLRK
- a CDS encoding LysE family transporter — encoded protein: MNMHLWVAFLGASVVISLSPGAGAIASMSTGLRCGLKRGYWNIFGLQIGLLLQIAIVAIGLGAVLAESEVAFSAIKWFGVAYLVYLGIRQWRAAPTEIAEAPPIADRGISMLGRGLLVNASNPKAVVFMLAVLPQFIDTSAALPPQYLIIAATMVAVDAAVMTGYTSLASRVLKVMRSQRQQVTMNRTFAGLFFFAAAFLATVRRSNPI
- the nadC gene encoding carboxylating nicotinate-nucleotide diphosphorylase; translated protein: MNALTTQGLDVEEVRALVTSALGEDLKYGPDVTTIATVSADAVATASVVSRESGTVAGIDVGLLVLDEVLGAGSYVVEDRVVDGTEVVPGQSVLTITGPTRGLLTAERTMLNLLCHLSGIATATAAWVAEVADTDTKIRDSRKTLPGLRALQKYAVRAGGGVNHRMGLGDAALIKDNHVAAAGSVVAALKAVRAAAPDIECEVEVDSLEQLDEVLAEDVGLVLLDNFPLWQTQMAVQRRAKLSPKTRLESSGGLTLDVAHDYAKTGVDYLAVGGLTHSVTVLDLGLDM